One genomic region from Thermoleptolyngbya sichuanensis A183 encodes:
- a CDS encoding TIGR02652 family protein yields MMNPALQYPIFGPEIQCPHCRQTIPALTLTDTYLCQRHGAFEANPKTGELIHLQSGRHWRQWDNEWYRQHTHPDGIRFEIHEALDRLYTQGYRATRVIIARRYQDLISTYLDRSAPWRGQADASTRPRLYGLPVEFSPDPKEEPCWDVINFDLEKEPGAPVRYPYFRLFE; encoded by the coding sequence ATGATGAACCCAGCCCTACAGTACCCAATCTTCGGCCCGGAGATTCAGTGTCCCCACTGTCGTCAGACAATTCCGGCATTGACCCTGACCGACACCTATCTATGCCAGCGCCACGGAGCTTTTGAAGCGAATCCCAAAACGGGCGAACTGATTCACCTCCAGTCTGGCCGACACTGGCGACAGTGGGATAACGAATGGTATCGCCAGCACACGCATCCCGATGGCATCCGATTTGAAATCCATGAAGCGCTCGATCGCCTCTATACCCAGGGCTATCGCGCTACCCGCGTAATCATTGCCCGTCGCTACCAGGATTTGATCAGCACCTACCTTGACCGCAGTGCCCCCTGGCGCGGCCAGGCAGACGCTAGCACTCGCCCCCGCCTCTACGGGCTGCCCGTAGAGTTCAGCCCCGACCCGAAGGAGGAGCCATGTTGGGATGTGATTAACTTTGACCTGGAGAAAGAGCCGGGTGCGCCCGTGCGGTATCCCTACTTTCGGCTGTTTGAGTAG